The Chitinophaga sp. H8 genome contains a region encoding:
- a CDS encoding flippase produces MSDQKYTYWLKSGLYSGMQKVAVLLFGVGSILVLTRTLSKPDMGTWNLFLVYTAIIEVIRHSLIKNAVIKYLNSSEKEEHAFIHTGALTLNSIATICILLLIVVFIVPISNFLKAPGLVEVMYYFLPGLLLLIPFSHFEWIQNSNADFKGIFWAYLTRQGVSFGLIIISLLAGLHITLTLLVIYFNLGILFGALVSAYFARKFLTGTIKVDPQWVKKLWHFGKYVFGTNISASIFRNTDQFVISSYLSTASVALYGVCLRISNLVDVPSQVLADILFPKTAQMMEAGNMEKVKFYYEKAVGAILAIALPVSLGIFLLPKLVLYIIAGANYEEAAPILQITILYGLFLPFIKQFGTIMDSIGLPKTNFAVTTVTAICNIFICWYFTKHFGLLGAAYGTMTSYAICLLITQVILYKKIGSSLSNTFKHMILFYPDIIAVLQQKISLKWKVR; encoded by the coding sequence ATGAGTGATCAGAAATATACCTACTGGCTTAAATCCGGACTTTACAGCGGCATGCAAAAAGTGGCTGTGCTGTTGTTTGGTGTAGGTAGTATCCTTGTTTTGACCCGTACACTTTCCAAACCCGATATGGGTACCTGGAACCTGTTCTTAGTGTATACCGCCATCATTGAAGTGATCAGGCACTCCCTGATCAAAAATGCCGTGATAAAGTACCTGAACAGTTCAGAAAAGGAAGAACATGCCTTTATCCATACAGGTGCCCTGACACTCAATAGCATTGCCACAATATGTATCTTATTATTGATTGTGGTATTTATCGTGCCTATCAGTAATTTTCTGAAAGCCCCCGGGCTGGTGGAGGTCATGTATTATTTTTTACCAGGTCTGCTCCTGCTGATCCCTTTCTCACATTTTGAATGGATTCAGAATTCCAATGCCGATTTCAAGGGTATCTTCTGGGCCTATCTGACACGCCAGGGTGTGTCCTTCGGATTAATTATCATCAGCCTGCTGGCAGGATTACATATTACCCTTACTTTATTAGTGATCTATTTCAACCTGGGCATTTTATTCGGCGCTCTGGTGTCCGCCTATTTTGCCAGAAAATTCCTTACAGGTACTATTAAAGTGGATCCCCAATGGGTTAAAAAGCTCTGGCACTTTGGGAAATATGTGTTTGGCACCAATATCAGCGCTTCCATCTTCCGTAATACGGACCAGTTTGTTATTTCGTCTTACCTGTCTACTGCGTCTGTAGCACTATATGGTGTATGCCTGCGTATCTCCAACCTGGTAGATGTACCTTCCCAGGTGCTGGCTGATATCCTTTTCCCTAAAACGGCCCAGATGATGGAAGCCGGTAATATGGAAAAAGTGAAATTCTACTACGAAAAAGCAGTGGGGGCTATATTGGCCATTGCATTACCAGTAAGTTTAGGTATATTCCTGTTACCAAAACTTGTATTATATATTATTGCAGGGGCCAATTATGAAGAGGCAGCTCCCATATTGCAGATCACTATTCTGTATGGGCTGTTTCTCCCCTTTATCAAACAATTTGGTACTATCATGGACTCTATCGGATTACCGAAAACAAATTTTGCTGTGACAACGGTCACTGCCATCTGCAATATTTTTATCTGCTGGTATTTCACCAAACATTTTGGATTGTTGGGTGCCGCATATGGTACTATGACTTCCTACGCTATCTGTTTACTCATCACACAAGTGATCCTTTATAAAAAAATAGGCAGCAGCCTTTCAAATACATTCAAGCATATGATACTATTCTATCCGGATATCATTGCTGTTTTACAACAAAAAATTTCATTAAAATGGAAAGTAAGATGA
- a CDS encoding glycosyltransferase yields MESKMIKGRDILVVGLQPWDIAIGSNCKNVAKELSQFNRVLYVNRALDRITVIRSKDDPKIKTRLKSLRKEADDITNIAPNFWTLDPRTMLESVNWIPLAGVFDFVNKINNKRLAKEINQALKRLGFKNVLLFNDNEFYRGQYLIELLPEVTDCIYYSRDNIATHPFFVRHGKRLEPSLMAKASMVVTNSDYLEDYGRKYNPETYNILQGCDFERFFPETPFTLPEEMKGIKGPIIGYMGALIVSRLDIKILEHIATSRPEWSIVLVGPEDSTFRKSNLHKMPNVYFLGNTTEVRVPQFIQFFDVCLNPQLVNGMTIGNYPRKLDEYMVLEKPVVVTETLAMKLFDGYIYQCKTKEDYVVSIEKALAEDPDSEIRKARKAFALTHTWDTSLSKMSAHYQALKKNK; encoded by the coding sequence ATGGAAAGTAAGATGATCAAAGGAAGGGATATCCTTGTAGTAGGACTTCAACCCTGGGACATTGCAATTGGCAGTAACTGTAAAAATGTGGCTAAAGAGTTATCCCAGTTTAACAGAGTGCTATATGTAAACCGGGCCCTGGACAGGATCACCGTTATTAGATCTAAAGATGACCCAAAGATAAAAACACGCCTCAAAAGTCTGAGGAAAGAAGCGGATGATATTACCAACATCGCTCCCAACTTCTGGACACTGGACCCACGTACCATGCTGGAATCAGTTAACTGGATACCACTCGCCGGCGTATTTGATTTTGTCAATAAAATTAATAACAAACGGTTGGCCAAAGAGATCAATCAGGCACTAAAGCGGTTGGGATTTAAAAATGTACTGCTGTTTAATGACAATGAATTCTACCGCGGACAGTATCTCATAGAACTCCTGCCGGAAGTAACAGACTGTATCTATTACAGCCGTGATAACATTGCTACCCACCCCTTCTTTGTAAGACATGGTAAACGCCTGGAGCCTTCCCTGATGGCCAAGGCCAGCATGGTGGTTACCAACTCTGATTACCTGGAAGACTATGGCAGGAAATATAATCCTGAAACCTACAACATTTTGCAAGGCTGTGACTTTGAGCGCTTCTTCCCAGAAACGCCTTTTACCCTGCCGGAAGAAATGAAAGGCATCAAAGGACCTATTATTGGTTACATGGGGGCCCTGATCGTTTCCCGCCTGGATATAAAAATACTGGAGCATATCGCGACTTCCCGTCCGGAGTGGAGCATTGTGCTGGTAGGACCGGAAGACAGCACCTTCCGTAAAAGCAACCTGCATAAAATGCCTAACGTCTATTTCCTTGGAAATACGACGGAGGTAAGGGTACCACAATTCATCCAGTTCTTTGATGTATGCCTGAATCCTCAGCTGGTAAATGGTATGACGATAGGCAACTATCCACGTAAACTGGATGAGTACATGGTACTGGAAAAACCAGTAGTAGTGACAGAAACACTGGCCATGAAACTTTTTGACGGATATATCTATCAATGTAAAACAAAAGAAGACTACGTGGTAAGCATAGAAAAAGCATTGGCAGAAGATCCTGACAGCGAAATCAGAAAGGCAAGAAAGGCATTTGCGCTCACACATACCTGGGATACCAGCCTCTCTAAAATGAGTGCGCACTACCAGGCATTAAAGAAAAACAAATAA
- a CDS encoding O-antigen ligase family protein — protein sequence MNYSTTNKRPGLFSMLTNLVKQQIGERKLDSPLGYILLGLVALVLAFAIAKIDTLVGMLFIAGLLGGTLAFICLFNTKLGFYITVSLSFFAFYINRLISENIPVGLGIDGLIALTFIGIYFRKTVQRQKYWQHSKNPIAAVYFLFMVFLVVELFNPSMDSIPGWVFAFRKFLNFVMIFYISLHIFEDLATVKEFIKLWLVLAFLAGAYGCFQEWHGLLGFEDRWVNRDPIRYKLYFQAGSMRKFSFLSDPTAYGMLMADAVIFALVLSMGSVTRKQRMLLLGISIPMALGMAFSGTRTAYAMLPAGVIFYVLMTITSKKTMAFAILSMMVFIVVLFGPFHNGTISRIRTTFLLSEDGSFNVRDVNRERIQPYILRHPLGGGLSTSGVVGSQYNPGHTLAGFPPDSGYLKSALETGWVGLFLTCFTYFVILRTGIRNFYKSQSPEIKGIYAAILAALYGYIVAHYTQVAIGQIPGCFFFYSMLAALVKLITFEKEQPNKKNLITVKL from the coding sequence GTGAATTATTCCACTACCAATAAAAGGCCCGGGCTTTTCAGCATGCTAACCAATCTGGTAAAACAACAGATTGGTGAAAGGAAACTGGATTCTCCGTTAGGCTATATATTGCTGGGGCTGGTAGCACTGGTCCTCGCCTTTGCAATAGCCAAAATAGATACGCTAGTGGGCATGCTTTTTATAGCGGGTTTACTAGGGGGAACACTGGCCTTTATCTGTTTATTCAATACCAAGCTGGGATTTTATATTACGGTATCACTGTCGTTCTTTGCTTTCTATATCAACAGGCTGATCAGTGAAAACATACCGGTAGGCTTAGGGATCGACGGGCTGATAGCACTTACTTTTATTGGTATTTATTTCAGGAAAACCGTGCAAAGACAGAAATACTGGCAACATTCCAAGAATCCTATTGCTGCTGTCTATTTCCTTTTCATGGTTTTTCTGGTAGTGGAATTATTTAACCCGTCAATGGATTCTATTCCGGGCTGGGTCTTTGCCTTCCGTAAGTTCCTCAACTTTGTCATGATCTTTTATATATCGTTGCACATTTTTGAGGACCTGGCAACAGTAAAAGAATTTATCAAATTATGGCTGGTACTGGCCTTCCTGGCAGGTGCGTATGGCTGCTTCCAGGAATGGCATGGATTACTGGGCTTTGAAGACAGGTGGGTAAACAGGGACCCAATACGTTACAAACTGTATTTCCAGGCGGGCAGTATGCGCAAATTTTCCTTCCTGTCTGATCCTACCGCTTATGGTATGCTGATGGCAGATGCAGTAATATTCGCGCTGGTACTTTCTATGGGAAGTGTAACCCGCAAACAGCGGATGCTCCTCCTGGGTATCAGTATTCCCATGGCATTGGGGATGGCCTTTTCCGGCACCCGTACCGCATATGCCATGCTGCCGGCAGGAGTTATCTTTTACGTCCTGATGACCATTACCAGCAAGAAAACAATGGCATTTGCCATCCTTTCTATGATGGTCTTTATTGTAGTGCTTTTCGGACCATTCCATAACGGCACCATCAGTCGTATCAGAACCACCTTCCTGCTCTCTGAAGACGGCTCCTTTAACGTTCGGGATGTCAACAGAGAACGGATACAACCTTATATCCTCCGTCATCCTTTAGGTGGTGGATTAAGTACATCCGGTGTGGTAGGTTCTCAATATAATCCCGGGCATACACTGGCCGGCTTTCCACCGGATAGTGGATATCTGAAAAGCGCACTGGAAACCGGATGGGTAGGATTATTCCTGACCTGCTTCACCTATTTTGTGATTTTACGAACGGGGATCAGGAATTTTTATAAAAGCCAGTCGCCCGAAATCAAAGGAATCTATGCAGCCATATTAGCCGCATTATATGGATACATAGTAGCACATTATACCCAGGTGGCCATTGGCCAGATACCCGGATGTTTTTTCTTTTACTCGATGCTGGCAGCACTTGTAAAACTCATCACATTTGAAAAAGAACAACCCAATAAAAAAAATCTAATAACAGTTAAATTATGA
- a CDS encoding TolC family protein, with the protein MKRILLFSCAALLSTYLQAQTKPTHNASQPSPANNAIKERLVELALNNPQMRIAGYQQDKTGYEITKANAAWLNYVTASVNLNEVTTGIYKNDAANGRNIYYPLWNVGINVPLGSLITKPAEVKIAKKNKAIAEEQKEGIARLIKRQVLSLYEDYQNKVDLLQMQTELTDDDAAAFATVEEKFSGGGISYQEYSIASKALNEQLVRQKVLQKEVNVLKLEIEEMIGVKLEEVLLQK; encoded by the coding sequence ATGAAACGAATACTCCTTTTTTCTTGTGCAGCATTGCTATCAACCTACTTGCAGGCACAAACAAAGCCCACGCATAACGCAAGCCAACCCTCACCGGCTAACAATGCTATTAAAGAACGGCTGGTGGAACTGGCATTAAATAATCCCCAGATGAGGATTGCAGGATACCAACAGGATAAAACCGGGTACGAGATCACCAAGGCGAATGCAGCCTGGCTGAATTATGTTACCGCCAGCGTAAACCTGAACGAGGTAACAACAGGTATCTATAAAAATGATGCGGCTAATGGTAGAAATATCTATTACCCACTTTGGAACGTAGGTATCAACGTACCGTTAGGTTCGCTGATTACCAAGCCAGCCGAGGTGAAAATTGCCAAAAAGAATAAAGCCATTGCTGAGGAACAAAAAGAAGGAATAGCCCGCTTAATCAAAAGACAGGTATTATCACTTTATGAAGACTATCAGAACAAGGTAGATCTGCTCCAGATGCAAACAGAACTGACAGACGATGATGCCGCAGCGTTTGCCACTGTAGAAGAGAAATTCTCAGGTGGTGGTATCAGCTACCAGGAATATAGTATCGCCTCAAAAGCACTGAATGAGCAACTGGTAAGACAGAAAGTATTACAAAAAGAAGTGAATGTTCTTAAACTGGAAATAGAAGAAATGATAGGCGTAAAACTGGAAGAAGTACTATTGCAGAAATAG
- a CDS encoding prolyl oligopeptidase family serine peptidase, whose amino-acid sequence MKYMLSAFLIISLLGNDLSAYAQKNMQQIEVKVTPNGKKNGALIQLPDDYNVTNKKYPIIIFLHGKSKAGTDLSKLALEGIPFWLDKGVKLDAVNPVDKKMYKFITVMPQAPSFGLKPKEVMAVLDDLLKTYRIDTTRVYLTGYSAGGWAALMAVTESPAISKRIAAVVAMSPTTLDDKNKKQFKLIADAGVHCWYFAGRLEPHFMETVHAYADSTNKYGPGLAKTTIHHNKHCCFKDFYDPRYTENGMNIYQWMLQYKRQ is encoded by the coding sequence ATGAAATATATGTTATCCGCTTTCCTGATAATTTCTTTATTGGGAAATGACCTGAGTGCCTACGCTCAAAAAAATATGCAGCAAATAGAAGTAAAAGTAACACCTAACGGAAAGAAGAATGGCGCGCTGATACAACTACCTGATGATTATAATGTTACCAACAAGAAATACCCCATCATAATATTTCTTCATGGTAAAAGTAAAGCAGGTACTGACCTCTCTAAACTCGCACTGGAAGGTATCCCCTTCTGGCTGGACAAAGGAGTTAAACTGGATGCAGTAAATCCGGTTGACAAAAAGATGTATAAGTTCATTACCGTTATGCCCCAGGCACCTAGTTTTGGTTTAAAACCAAAAGAAGTGATGGCCGTACTGGACGACTTACTGAAAACATACCGTATAGATACCACCAGGGTATACCTTACCGGATATAGTGCAGGAGGATGGGCCGCTTTAATGGCTGTTACAGAAAGTCCGGCAATCTCTAAACGTATCGCAGCAGTAGTAGCCATGTCGCCCACAACACTGGATGATAAAAACAAAAAACAGTTCAAACTGATTGCTGATGCAGGCGTTCATTGCTGGTATTTTGCAGGAAGGCTGGAACCTCATTTTATGGAAACGGTACATGCCTATGCCGACAGCACCAATAAATATGGTCCAGGGCTTGCTAAAACCACCATCCATCATAACAAACATTGCTGTTTTAAGGATTTTTATGATCCCCGTTATACAGAAAACGGCATGAACATTTATCAATGGATGCTGCAATATAAAAGACAGTAA
- a CDS encoding acyltransferase family protein, translating to MKVYFKNLDGIRFIAALLVILHHAQFFKAHHQVGQLSFLNEAFVSTGRIGVNLFFVLSGFLISYLLMSENAQTGTINFKNFYFRRILRIWPLYLAYGISLTLIAPYLFNMMGIPTAEDSRTIFTNLIFLLLFAVNIQLAFFPYNKGILEITWSVCIEEQFYLLWPLLLLLFRKRLKSLFMVLITIGFTSKLLCLILPYFFDVKAEYLLETSYLLLFDKLELFGTGMFAAYILFHRERYLGFLSKGFTKPIQIAMLLLTVLVIFSVLKIPVVSKYYFDHFIHAALFGYLMLAAVSENSLLNLEYPIMKTLGKISYGIYMFHTPVCQLLIIVFIKIFGAGRSLIIYDLLYPIACVVVTCIIAYFSYEWYEKRFLRIKSKYAVVHTRI from the coding sequence ATGAAAGTCTATTTTAAGAATCTGGATGGCATCAGGTTTATAGCAGCACTGCTGGTGATATTACATCATGCCCAGTTCTTCAAGGCACATCACCAGGTAGGACAGCTTTCTTTTCTGAATGAAGCATTCGTCAGCACAGGGCGAATAGGTGTAAACCTGTTCTTTGTATTAAGCGGATTCCTGATCAGTTACCTGTTAATGAGTGAAAATGCACAGACAGGTACTATTAATTTTAAGAACTTCTATTTCAGAAGGATCTTACGTATATGGCCACTGTACCTGGCCTATGGTATCAGCCTTACCCTGATAGCCCCTTACCTGTTCAATATGATGGGCATTCCTACTGCAGAAGATTCACGAACTATATTTACCAATCTTATTTTCCTTTTATTGTTTGCAGTAAATATACAGCTGGCCTTTTTCCCTTATAATAAGGGCATACTGGAAATCACCTGGTCGGTATGTATTGAAGAGCAGTTTTATCTGCTATGGCCATTGTTGCTGCTGCTGTTCCGTAAGCGGCTGAAAAGCCTGTTTATGGTATTAATCACCATTGGCTTTACCAGCAAGCTCCTTTGCCTGATCCTCCCCTATTTTTTTGATGTAAAAGCAGAATACCTGCTGGAAACCAGTTATCTGTTACTGTTCGACAAACTGGAACTGTTTGGTACAGGTATGTTTGCAGCTTATATTCTTTTCCACCGGGAAAGATATCTGGGCTTTTTAAGTAAAGGATTTACCAAGCCCATACAAATTGCAATGCTATTGCTAACAGTATTGGTTATTTTCTCTGTATTGAAAATTCCCGTAGTCAGTAAATATTATTTTGATCATTTTATTCATGCTGCTCTCTTCGGCTACCTGATGCTGGCAGCGGTATCTGAAAATAGCCTGTTAAACCTGGAATATCCAATCATGAAAACACTTGGCAAAATTTCATATGGCATCTATATGTTCCATACGCCTGTTTGCCAATTGCTGATTATTGTATTTATAAAAATATTTGGAGCAGGTAGATCACTTATCATATATGACCTGCTTTATCCGATAGCATGTGTAGTAGTAACTTGTATTATAGCTTACTTCTCTTATGAGTGGTATGAAAAACGCTTCCTGCGAATCAAATCCAAGTATGCAGTTGTGCATACCCGGATTTAG